One Phaseolus vulgaris cultivar G19833 chromosome 4, P. vulgaris v2.0, whole genome shotgun sequence DNA window includes the following coding sequences:
- the LOC137838490 gene encoding uncharacterized protein → MPISENVSSEREHLDCVAMNIIVSALDSNDMLKVSECSSAKEMWNTLEEYHKNPRSALMDKEESYAESFSSESRKESSKVSMFNATHIIVRVCCNDQDPSLLDGFPLYWVNKGKKESSFRKGREPEKMGELDKDLCGFWKKVASSNVTLSTASIVSFEFYQSQLDFLIDTMLGQDRMAKLRAIARSHKLAAGSQTIPNSVAEIAAAQGQSPPVGPPAVAALPAPQRKKLPLKKAKRKAPRVVSDEEADESTKDGLICKRKRVAVTEPPVIESAAPNFIENPPSASTPFESAGDVLVSNASVAEAAPEQLADTQASSQAAEKRPASPPRLEAPPAVQPSEGGGEHQPSPPPATSSLPAALPEALKSFTVRLSAMVDDCLPQIVGEWLKDSLEKFELDNRINQEVASIAKAEAEKTKCDMMMQGLEFSRVENALKDELQSVRQDNKELRKKLHDKLQDVVELESRIVPLREKIAALEEAKKTDAQKMVNLEKRSIERETLLGKVEQDRDKASQELSETAAELARVREENSGLKKKADELELEVTQVREENSGFKTKIDELQLEAAHVLTSGFSAALEQFACKYPDLDLSEFSVYKEVVDGKIVPPIDLSP, encoded by the exons atgcctatatctgaaaatgtttcttctgaaagagaacatcttgattgtgtagctatgaacatcattgtatctgcacttgattctaatgatATGCTTaaggtttcagaatgtagttctgccaaagaaatgtggaatacccttgaagagtatcacaagaatccaaggagtgccttgatggacaaagaagaatcttatgctgaatctttctcttcagaatCCAGAAAGGAG AGTTCTAAAGTGTCTATGTTCAATGCAACTCATATCATCGTGCGTGTATGCTGCAACGAtcaagacccttcccttctcgacgggttccccttgtattgggtgaacaaAGGGAAAAAGGAGTCGAGCTTCAGGAAGGGTAGGGAGCCAGAAaagatgggggagctcgacAAGGACTTGTGCGGCTTCTGGAAGAAAGTCGCCTCTTCCAACGTGACCCTGTCGACTGCCTCCATCGTCTCCTTCGAGTTCTATCAAAGCCAATTGGACTTTCTAATAG ATACGATGCTGGGACAAGATAGGATGGCTAAGCTACGCGCCATAGCCAGGTCCCATAAGCTTGCGGCGGGCTCTCAAACGATCCCGAACTCTGTtgcggagatcgccgccgcccagggcCAATCCCCACCAGTTGGTCCACCCGCTGTTGCCGCTCTTCCAGCCCCCCAACGCAAAAAACTACCTCTCAAGAAGGCCAAAAGGAAAGCCCCCAGGGTAGTATCTGACGAAGAGGCGGATGAAAGCACCAAGGACGGGCTAATCTGtaaaaggaaaagggtggcggtgACCGAGCCCCCAGTAATTGAGAGCGCCGCTCCAAACTTCATCGAGAAtccccccagcgcctccacaccattcGAGTCCGCTGGGGATGTTCTCGTTTCAAACGCTTCAGTTGCTGAGGCCGCTCCTGAGCAACTTGCTGATACGCAAGCCTCCTCACAAGCCGCCGAGAAGCGGCctgcctcaccaccacgcctcgaAGCTCCCCCCGCCGTCCAGCCTtctgagggtggtggtgagcaccAACCTTCGCCTCCACCAGCAACCTCAAGCCTCCCAGCCGCTCTTCCAGAAGCTTTGAAGTCCTTCACTGTGCGCCTAAGTGCCATGGTTGACGATTGTCTTCCCCAAATCGTCGGCGAATGGCTCAAAGACTCCTTGGAGAAGTTTGAGCTCGACAATCGGATCAACCAGGAGGTGGCAAGCATCGCGAAAGCTGAAGCCGAGAAGACCAAGTGCGATATGATGATGCAAGGCTTGGAGTTTTCGCGAGTTGAAAACGCCCTCAAGGACGAGCTCCAGAGCGTGCGGCAAGACAACAAAGAGCTGCGCAAGAAGCTTCATGACAAACTCCAAGACGTCGTCGAGCTGGAGAGCAGGATCGTCCCTCTGAGGGAGAAAATTGCCGCGCTggaggaggcaaagaagactGACGCTCAGAAGATGGTCAACCTAGAGAAGAGGTCAATCGAGAGAGAGACCCTTCTAGGAAAGGTTGAGCAAGATCGGGATAAGGCCTCCCAAGAACTTAGTGAAACTGCTGCTGAGCTTGCTCGAGTTCGCGAGGAGAACAGCGGGCTCAAGAAGAAGGCCGACGAGCTCGAGCTTGAAGTCACCCaggttcgtgaagagaacagtgggttcaagacgaagatcgacgagcttcagctTGAGGCTGCCCATGTTCTAACTTCCGGCTTTAGCGCTgctttggagcagtttgcttgcaaatATCCTGACCTCGATCTTTCTGAGTTCTCAGTGTACAAAGAGGTGGTGGACGGCAAGATCGTGCCCCCGATTGACTTATCTCCTTGA